Within the Desulfovibrio aminophilus DSM 12254 genome, the region CGTACGGCGGCGAGATCCTGCACATCGAGGTGAGCACCATGCCCGGCACGGGCAAGCTCATCCTCACCGGCAAGCTCGGCGACGTGATGAAGGAGTCGGCCCAGGCCGCGCTGTCCCTGGCCCGGGCCCGCGCGGACCAGTACGGCATCGCCCCGGACTTCCACGAAAAGCGCGACATCCACATCCACGTCCCGGCGGGCGCCACGCCCAAGGACGGCCCCTCGGCGGGCGTGACCCTGGTCACGGCGCTCATCTCGGCCCTGTCCGAGACGCCCATCTGCGCGGACCTGGCCATGACCGGCGAGATCTCCTTGCGCGGCCGCGTGCTGCCGGTGGGCGGCATCAAGGAGAAGATCCTGGCGGCCGTGTCCCACGGCATGCGCCGGGTGCTCATCCCGAGCCAGAACAAGAAGGATCTGGAAGAGGTGCCCGCGGAGCTGCTCAAGCGCATCGAGGTCAAGACCGTGGAGCGCATCGAGGAGATCTGGCCCCTGGCCTGCAAGAAGGCTCCCGGCAAGGGCGACAAGGCCAAGGCCGCTCCGGCCGAGAAGGCGGCTCCCAAGGCCGCCGCTGAAAAAGCCCCGAAGGCCCCGGCGAAAAAGGCCGTGGACAAAAAGACCACGGAAAAGAAGACGGCCCCCGCCAAAGCCCCGAAGGGGTCGAAGGGGCCCGGAAAGACCAAGCCCTCGGGGACGAAGAAGAAATAGCGCCGCGACCAAACACGGCGTCACGGCCGGGACGGAACCACCGTCCCGGCCTTTTTTCGTTCCGGGAACGAAAAAGGCCCCGGCGGAACCGGGGCCTTCTGGCGTCATGGGAAAAAAGAGACCGCTACTCGCTCTTGGGCGGCAGGATGACCTTGCTGACCTTGGTCTTGTCCGGAGCGCCGCCGTCGTTCCACTTCAGGGCGCCGTAGGCCACGCAGAAGACCGAGGCCAGAATGCAGGCCCAGTAGGCCAGGGCGATTTCGACGCTTCCGAATCCGAGCATGACGGCCTCCTTCGACGGGTCGGTGTTCCTCGTGTGATCTAGTCCCGGCCGCTTCGTCCTGTCAAGAACGCGCGCGAAGAGACCGACGTGGACGGCCGAACCCCGTTGACAGGTCGAACCGTTTTGGGCAGGAATAAGTACTCACTTTAAGCCGGGTTCAGCGCCCGGCGCACCCCATCGACGTTGACAGGACCGGAGGTTTTCCCATGACGATCGCGCGAGCCGCCGCCCTCGCCCTGGCCGCCTTGCTGGCCCTCGCGGGCTGCTCCAAGGAATCTGACAGCGTGAAGATCGGCGCGGTGCTCTCCGTCACCGGCCCGGCCTCCTTCCTGGGCGAGCCGGAGAAGAACACCCTGCTCATGCTCCAGGACGAGATCAACGCCAAGGGCGGCGTCGAGGGCCGCAAGCTGGAGATCGTGGTCTACGACGACGAATCCGACGTGAACAAGTGCGTCATGGCCGCCAGGAAGCTCCTGGACCAGGACAAGGTGGTCGCCGTGCTCGGCCCGAGCATATCCGGCAACACCCTGGCCATCATGAAGCTCTTCGGCCCGGCCAAGACCCCTCTGGTCTCCTGCTCGGCCTCGGAAAAGATCATCTCCCCGGTGGATCCCTGGGTCTTCAACACGCCGCAGCTGGACCGCCACGCCGTGCTGCGTATCCTCCAGGACGCCAAGAAGAAGGGCTACGCCAAGATCGCCATCCTCACCGTGTCCGACGGCTACGGCCAGTCCGGCCGGGCCGTGCTCCAGGAGCTGACGCCCGCCCAGGGCCTGACCCTGGTGGCCGACGAGGTTTTCGGCCCCAAGGACACGGACATGACCGCCCAGCTGACCAAGATCAAGGCCGCCGCTCCG harbors:
- a CDS encoding symporter small accessory protein; translated protein: MLGFGSVEIALAYWACILASVFCVAYGALKWNDGGAPDKTKVSKVILPPKSE
- a CDS encoding ABC transporter substrate-binding protein, yielding MTIARAAALALAALLALAGCSKESDSVKIGAVLSVTGPASFLGEPEKNTLLMLQDEINAKGGVEGRKLEIVVYDDESDVNKCVMAARKLLDQDKVVAVLGPSISGNTLAIMKLFGPAKTPLVSCSASEKIISPVDPWVFNTPQLDRHAVLRILQDAKKKGYAKIAILTVSDGYGQSGRAVLQELTPAQGLTLVADEVFGPKDTDMTAQLTKIKAAAPDAIICWGTNPGPAVVARNRVQLGIDTPLYMSHGVASKKFIELAGDAAEGIVLPAGRLIVAGQLPDDNPQKALLVGYAEQYAKRFNAPVSTFGGHGWDALMLTVNAIRAGKSAKPQDIRDNLEKTSGFPGTAGIYTYSPTNHNGLDENAFVMVVISKGDWKIAE